Sequence from the Platichthys flesus chromosome 2, fPlaFle2.1, whole genome shotgun sequence genome:
AGCACCTTATAGATGAGCTGGACTATGTCCTTGTACCCACTGAGGCATGGAATAAGCTTGTTGGCTGGTACGCCTGCCTTGAGTGTCAGAGACCCATCGCCAGGAAGGTAAGGCTACTGAAGATGGTTTTATTTCAGCAATCACTTATGGATGGTGCTCCTAAatgtccttttttattttcaaggtGGTTGAGCATGGCATGTTTGTCAAGCACTGTAAGGTGGAGGTCTATCTGTTGGAGCTGAATCTGTGTGAGAATGACAACATGGACAATCTGGTCACACGCCATTTCAGTAAAGCTGATACTATAGGTGAGCGTCTACATgattttgcttttaaatataaccAAAAAGATGGCTGCCGACACGCTGGAGATCCGTTACACTTTCAGTCATTAACATTGTTTGTTTCAAAGTTGTGAAGGTAAGATAATAAGCAGAGTCTTCCAAATCCCCTCTTCTCAGATACTATAGAGAAGGAGATGAGGATGCTGTTCCATATCCCCTCAGAGAAGGAGACACGACTCTGGAACAAATACATGAGCAACACCTATGAGCAGCTGAACAAGCCAGACAGCACTGTACAGGACGCTGGTCTCTTCCAGGGGCAGGTACTGTAGAGCTCTATTATTCAAATCAACATCAGATCCCTGATAGACTTTCTTTCTGCCTCATTTCTTTGAAAGAGCACCACAGCCCAGTAGCATACGGGTACTCGATGTGCATACATAATTCATATGCAGACATAGTACAAAATAACAGGAGTCTAATGCATTACAGTGCATTAGACTCATGTGATGAAATGCATATACAAGTGGATAGATTATGTTTCAAGTGAATGGTAATTCTTGTGACCGAAGTTTAAGGTGGTGTATTTGAAGAATAATGGAATAGTGTATAGTGctgtaaatgttgtgttaaaCCCCTTACATAAATTAGGGGCGGGCTTGGTGACAGATATGTCCTGCTTTGTGTGTAACAGAGTAGTTCCTAAATCATACCTGCTCACTTCCTGTAAGGTCTTAGTTTATAAATAGAGAAGAATAGGTAGAGTAAAGAGGCCACACAAAAGGAAGCTAATAACTACTACTGTTGACTATTATTGAATCGGAGTACATTCATGTTCCTGTTTAAGCAATACCTTTGTTCTAGTAATGAAGCCAGGAACCGAAGTTTACTGGCACAGTATTCATTTCAAGCCTGGTATGCAGTTGCATTTGAAGGTCAGTTGTGCCAGCTTGGCTCTTACTAAGTTGTGTTCCCACAGGTGCTTGTGATTGAGCGTAAGAATGAAGATGGCACGTGGCCCAGACAAGCCTCCCATCCCAAGTAAGCCCTTACCTTGtaatttttgtcttttcattcagTTAAAGAGATGCTGTACATTACATTCACATTTAcactgtttaaaatgtgttgagaAGTTCTGTTGTGAAACGTACTTCTCCTCACCAGATCCAGTACAACCCCATCTAGGAACTTTACTACCTCCCCAAAACTCTCCTCGAACTCATCGGCCAGTATCTCGTCAACAGTAGCCAATGGAGACAGCAGCTGTAGCCCTGAATATACGCTCAATAACAGCACCTCATCTGGCAACAGGCAAGAGTTGTATTCCCTCATGTCAACGTTTGTTTGTCCTCGTGTATTGTCTCATGCAGTTGTGTGGAGTTTAAACATTCAGCCTGGTTGAGCCCCAACAGACTTTCATTGTATAATGTAATCTTTGCTGAAACTATTCATAATATAatttgtctttatctcattagttactctttttgtttgtttgtagttttatcaTTATCAGCTTTCTGTAGCAAATTCATTTAGTTTAgtgcttgttttgtttgctgtCACATTTTGTGTTGCCTAGAAAACAAGTGCATGTGTGCAACCGTTTGAAAGCAGACTGGTATGTGATACAATTGGTGCTGTATCAGCATAGTTTTAATCTTATTGCACAGTGAGGAACATGTACTGAAAGAACACATTGTTACTGAATTGTAGCAGCATAGGCCCTTTATAGGATAAGACTGAAAAGCACTAAAGGTGCTGGCATTTGTGCTTGGTGAAGTTCTACTCCGAGCTTAAGTGGGGTTGTGGACGAATTAATAGACTGTTACGTTATTGAATCTGAGAAGGGTGTATTAAGagttcacatttattttgtcatatcTTCATCCAATACCACACTTTATTCTACTTCTCAGGCGTCGTAGTCTGTAAACTCTGTACAGGTAAAGATTTGTTAGCATAAGGTTTGCCACGTTAATAGTGTATCCAGATACAAGACATACAATTCTGTTGGGAAATAAGATTTAATTGCACAAGTGACttaaggaattgaagcaaatgttgacattttgaaatgacaGGCTTTAAAGTTTCAATCCAGCCACCTCGCTTCAAATATCCTTTTAACCATCCAATTTGAACTGCAGTCTAAGGAAAATGAATTTCAcaagttttttgtgtgtgtgtatttgtgcatgcTATAGACAGTTTGATAttacatagaaaataaaaagatgataaatatgatGGAATTATTTTATAGAGACCTCTTTTGGTTAGGTAATAAGTAAAACTGTCAAGAATGAAGCAACAGGACAAAATATTAACTTAAAAATAGTTCTGAGACGTGTAAAACTTTAGTGGCAAAAACCTTATCATGGCTGTCGTAGTCTGCCATAGGCGAGGGTATGAATGTGAAACACTGGGGAAACTCCATATGTATGATTTAATCTGATATATACCAGATTTGACTGCCTGTAATCAGTGCTTCATCACATCACTGACTCTAACCGTTCTGCTCCTCCAACAGATTGGGCAGCTACAATTCCTACAGCTCCTCCTACAACTACAGAGAGTCCCAGTCACAGCCCGGACTGTGTGGTCTCAGTAATTTGGGCAACACATGCTTCATGAACTCTGCCCTCCaggtaaaaaaaatgcttcAGTCATAAACTCCATTCTGAGATAGACAGTAATATTTCATAGTATTAAGCttatatgtaaatattttttctcctATTCCTGCAGTGCCTGAGCAACGCATCCCCACTCACGGAGTACTTCCTCAACGACCAGTATGAGGCAGAGATTAACCGAGAGAATCCTCTGGGAATGAGGGGCGAGATAGCTGAGGCCTACGCTGATCTAGTAAAGCAGATGTGGATGAGTCGCAGCAGCTACGTGGCCCCACGTACCTTCAAAGTAAGTGATGTGacataaacctttttttaagtGGATGTAAATTTAACATTATCAAGTAAAAATCTGGAAGATGCAGACAGGTGACAAaaccaacttttttttatttccagacCCAGGTCGGTCGCTTCGCCCCCCAGTTTTCAGGCTACCAGCAGCAGGACTCACAGGAGCTGTTGGCCTTCCTGTTAGACGGGCTCCACGAAGATCTGAACCGTGTCAAAAAGAAGCCTTATCTGGCCGTGAAGGATGCAGAGGGCCGTCAAGATGAGGTACAGTACATAGGGTATACTTTTTCAGGGGCATTCTGTCTAAAAACCACTCCGAAGATGGAATATGATACCATGCAAATATCAATATGCACAGCACACCTGGTTTTGCTGTGTTTGGagttataaattaaaaaaatggacTGCCAGCTTCTGACAGCTAGACCTgccataaaaaaatgtcttttgaaATTCCACATTATGGAGACAAACAATGTTTATCataacagaaaaactaaaaagtaaatgGCTATTTTACATTATCCAGTTGAATGCTTTACTCATCTTGTATTCTGTTTGTGAAAAGCGTGTGTTGAAATCTTTTCTCCTCTGGCTGTATAATTACAGATCGTTGCCAAGGAAGCCTGGACAAACCACCGTTTACGCAATGACTCCATCATTGTTGATATTTTCCATGGCCTCTTCAAATCTACTTTGGTGTGCCCAGAGTGCTCCAAGGTGTCCGTCACCTTCGACCCATTCTGCTACCTCACACTGCCTCTGCCGATGAAGAAGGACCGCACCATGGAGGTTTTCCTGGTGCGATCAGATCCTCAGTCTCAACCCACGCAGGTGAGTCAAACAGACTTGATTAGTAATTAATACCAACTAAGAACAGAATTTGTAACTTCTAGTTCTTGGATGACTAAAAATTCAAGCCTTTATGACTaagaaaatgttgttgtttttgtttaacagTATCGAGTGGTGGTGCCCAAACTGGGTACAGTGACAGACCTGTGCAGCGCCTTGTCCAAACTTTGCGGCATCCCTTCAGAAAATGTGAgaagtttattgttttgtaccaccagaaaaaaagtcaaatggTCTTTATACTTTCAGCTTTATTTATTTGGCTTGAAAACTTTAcaattcacttttctttttagatGGTGGTGGCGGATGTTTACAATCACAGGTTCCATAAAATCTATCGACGGGATGATGGCCTCAACCAGATCATGGAAAAGGATGACATCTTTGTGTAAGTCCTGCTGTCAATGAAAACATGAGTAGTCTGAAGTCACtgttctatgtgtgtgtgtaatgtacaTGTTTATGTTCTCTGCAGGTATGAGGTACAGGAGGAGAACAGTGAGAGGATGAACCTGCCTGTATATTTCAGGGAGCACCACACTAAGCATGCTGGAAGCTCCACAAGCACCATGCTGTTTGGCCAGCCTTTACTCATCACCGTGCCCAGACACAACCTCATAGCAGATGTGCTATATGACAAGATCCTAGAGAGAATTGGGTAAGAACCAAGTTTGAAGATAATAAGGAATTAAACTACATTACAGTGCAGTGACAGTCTGTGTAGAGCCAGTGTGGTGAGATGAGTTTGAAACGAAATGGCAGGGATCAGAGCAAAGGCAGATATAATCAGTATAGTCATTTTTTTGGTCGTTTTTGTAGCCATATTCAGATAAATGCGGTGATGTaatcacaggaaaaaaaaacaattcaaagcTGAAATTGACATGACAAGAGCACCAAAGGAACTTTCTCACAGATACATGGCAAGCAAGTTTTTCCCCATATTTGCTTAAGACTGCTGTCCTGTAATTTATCTTCACTGGTTCCTCCAACCCTGCAGGCGCTATGTAAAACGGTCCCAGAGCCCCAGTACTGAAAGCAGGGCCTCCGCCTCAGCCACCTGCTCCAGCAGCAGTCAGGCTGCGGAATGTTCTACATCGTCTGGTCTCAATGCCGGCCTGGGCGGGTGTGGCAGCCCCCTGTCGGACGGAGCCTCTTGCAGTGCCAGCTCTAGCAACGGCAGCAACCACTCAGGGAACTGCAACGAGACTAATGGGCTGTATGATGGTAAGCAGCTAACGTTATCTGTTACCAGATTATTCCAAATATTGATGTTAGCCATTCTACTTAAAAAAGTTGCTATTGATTTTAACCAAGAATACTGAAAAAGTCTGCCTTGAAAAGAGTTTTGCAGATGATGAGAtttcatgtttgtctgtctAGCTGAGGAGGAGGCCATGGACCACCAGGTGAGCCCAGAGCCGGAGAATGGCCAgtctgaagaggaggaagaggagacctCTGACCTGGAAAACGGGTCTAAAGGAGATGCAGCCAAGCTGTGCACTTCACCAGCCAAGCTCTTCACTTTCAGCATAGTCAACTCTTACGGAACCGCCAACATCAGCCCGCTGCCTTGCGATGGCAATGTCCTCAAACTCAATCGTGAGTGT
This genomic interval carries:
- the usp4 gene encoding ubiquitin carboxyl-terminal hydrolase 4; the protein is MMAEGGGPESGGAADSDSEPVAAQMPTPSTESQKQTIGSLLKTTLRKGDEWYLIDSRWFKQWKKYVGFDSWDMYNVGERSLYPGPIDNSGLFSDQETQALKEHLIDELDYVLVPTEAWNKLVGWYACLECQRPIARKVVEHGMFVKHCKVEVYLLELNLCENDNMDNLVTRHFSKADTIDTIEKEMRMLFHIPSEKETRLWNKYMSNTYEQLNKPDSTVQDAGLFQGQVLVIERKNEDGTWPRQASHPKSSTTPSRNFTTSPKLSSNSSASISSTVANGDSSCSPEYTLNNSTSSGNRLGSYNSYSSSYNYRESQSQPGLCGLSNLGNTCFMNSALQCLSNASPLTEYFLNDQYEAEINRENPLGMRGEIAEAYADLVKQMWMSRSSYVAPRTFKTQVGRFAPQFSGYQQQDSQELLAFLLDGLHEDLNRVKKKPYLAVKDAEGRQDEIVAKEAWTNHRLRNDSIIVDIFHGLFKSTLVCPECSKVSVTFDPFCYLTLPLPMKKDRTMEVFLVRSDPQSQPTQYRVVVPKLGTVTDLCSALSKLCGIPSENMVVADVYNHRFHKIYRRDDGLNQIMEKDDIFVYEVQEENSERMNLPVYFREHHTKHAGSSTSTMLFGQPLLITVPRHNLIADVLYDKILERIGRYVKRSQSPSTESRASASATCSSSSQAAECSTSSGLNAGLGGCGSPLSDGASCSASSSNGSNHSGNCNETNGLYDAEEEAMDHQVSPEPENGQSEEEEEETSDLENGSKGDAAKLCTSPAKLFTFSIVNSYGTANISPLPCDGNVLKLNPHSTVAIDWDTESKKLCYDEQEAEAYEKHESMLQPQKKKATVALRECIELFTTMETLGEHDPWYCPTCKKHQQATKKFDLWSLPQILVVHLKRFSYNRCWRDKLDTVVDFPIRDLNMSEFVCDPKAGPYIYDLIAVSNHYGGMGGGHYTAYGKNKVDGKWYYFDDSSVSSATEDQIVTKAAYVLFYQRRDEEPTSKPQPSASLGGAPEAAEDHMDTN